The following proteins are co-located in the Streptococcus downei MFe28 genome:
- the nagB gene encoding glucosamine-6-phosphate deaminase has product MKIITVNNQFQGAEVALDILKDKLAEGAKTLGLATGSSPEAFYRALVASNIDLTQVASINLDEYVGLSKENPQSYHYFMEQHLFKHKAMKAHFLPDGQARDLEKAAKDYDHLIEQHGIDLQILGIGRNGHIGFNEPGTDFSSQTHVVNLTPSTIEANSRFFDRKEDVPTQALSMGIASIMSAKSIILFAYGAEKAEAIAAMVQGPLTTELPASVLQEHPDVTVILDEAATSLLK; this is encoded by the coding sequence ATGAAAATCATTACCGTTAACAATCAATTCCAAGGAGCAGAGGTTGCCCTAGATATTTTAAAGGATAAGCTGGCCGAGGGAGCTAAGACCTTAGGCCTAGCAACAGGAAGTTCACCAGAAGCCTTCTATCGGGCTCTTGTAGCTAGTAATATTGACCTAACCCAGGTCGCTTCCATCAATCTGGATGAGTATGTCGGTCTGTCCAAAGAAAACCCTCAGTCCTATCATTATTTTATGGAACAACATCTTTTTAAGCATAAGGCCATGAAGGCTCATTTTTTACCAGATGGGCAGGCTCGCGATTTGGAGAAGGCTGCCAAGGATTACGACCACTTGATTGAACAGCATGGTATTGACCTGCAGATTTTGGGGATTGGACGCAACGGCCATATTGGCTTTAATGAGCCAGGGACTGATTTTTCCAGTCAAACCCATGTCGTCAATTTGACCCCTAGTACTATTGAAGCCAACAGTCGCTTCTTTGACAGGAAGGAGGATGTGCCGACCCAGGCTCTATCTATGGGGATTGCCTCCATTATGTCGGCCAAATCCATTATTCTCTTTGCCTATGGGGCGGAGAAAGCTGAGGCTATCGCTGCTATGGTTCAAGGACCTCTGACGACTGAGTTACCGGCTAGCGTTTTACAAGAGCACCCAGATGTCACAGTCATTCTTGATGAAGCGGCAACGAGTTTACTCAAGTAA
- a CDS encoding LytTR family DNA-binding domain-containing protein, producing MKVRIKQDPAKQELEVSVTYGQKTDLVARVINFLETVDKQLACYQGKQAYQVNVLDIYYIESVDKKTFVYLKEAIYQTDWRLYQLAEELARNGFVQISKSCILNINVLDSIRSIFNSRMEAKLTNGEKLIINRSYLKAVKEALKGEG from the coding sequence ATGAAAGTAAGGATTAAGCAAGACCCTGCCAAGCAAGAATTAGAAGTTTCTGTGACCTATGGTCAGAAGACTGACTTGGTTGCAAGAGTAATCAATTTTTTAGAAACAGTAGATAAACAATTGGCCTGTTATCAAGGAAAACAAGCCTATCAGGTCAATGTTTTAGATATTTATTATATTGAGAGTGTTGATAAAAAGACCTTTGTTTATTTGAAGGAGGCCATTTATCAGACCGATTGGCGACTTTATCAACTGGCTGAGGAACTTGCCAGAAATGGTTTTGTGCAGATTAGTAAATCCTGCATTCTCAATATCAATGTTTTGGACAGTATTCGCTCAATTTTTAACAGCCGGATGGAAGCAAAGTTGACCAATGGCGAGAAGCTTATTATCAACCGCAGTTACCTAAAGGCTGTCAAAGAGGCCCTGAAAGGAGAGGGATGA
- a CDS encoding CPBP family intramembrane glutamic endopeptidase, whose amino-acid sequence MVKGLRSRLWFIIFLVYGLSYVCRIFEYLVLRTDQTFWGEAFIHKVIGLVILFGIAKTCSFSLQDLGFSRRGFWKSFSQGLFLGILTFLLAYAVEVSLLISQGKFESLEIYVSSFAVDKNVGRETSLIFFLICIIGNIINVLMEEGTFRGLFQKVLEGAYSFIWAGILSSFLFGLWHLMGPLRNYLDGEMTSGGFVLYSLMMVGTSFLIGFKFVLMTRLTGSLYMAMANHYFNDFIVNILHVQSQTGTDQLMFVRISIAQGISFMLVLFWYLMKKRDSR is encoded by the coding sequence ATGGTTAAAGGTTTGAGGTCTAGACTTTGGTTCATAATTTTCCTTGTCTACGGTCTTTCTTATGTCTGTCGTATTTTTGAGTATCTGGTTTTACGGACCGACCAGACTTTCTGGGGTGAAGCCTTTATTCATAAAGTAATCGGCCTGGTAATTCTTTTTGGGATAGCTAAAACTTGTAGCTTCAGCTTACAGGACTTGGGCTTTTCTAGAAGGGGATTTTGGAAAAGCTTCTCTCAAGGTTTGTTTTTGGGAATTTTGACCTTCCTTCTGGCATATGCCGTTGAAGTGAGTCTCTTAATTAGTCAAGGAAAATTTGAGAGTCTAGAAATCTATGTCTCTTCTTTTGCAGTGGACAAAAATGTTGGGCGAGAGACGAGCCTGATTTTCTTTCTGATTTGCATAATAGGTAATATTATCAATGTTTTGATGGAAGAAGGTACTTTTCGTGGCCTCTTTCAAAAGGTACTGGAGGGAGCTTACTCTTTTATTTGGGCAGGAATCTTATCGTCATTTCTCTTTGGCCTTTGGCATTTAATGGGACCTTTGAGGAATTATCTTGATGGGGAAATGACTAGCGGAGGTTTTGTCCTCTATAGTCTGATGATGGTAGGAACCTCATTTCTTATTGGTTTTAAATTTGTCCTTATGACTAGGTTGACAGGAAGTCTCTATATGGCTATGGCCAACCATTATTTCAATGATTTTATTGTCAATATTTTGCATGTTCAATCTCAGACAGGAACTGATCAGTTGATGTTTGTCAGAATTAGTATTGCACAGGGCATTTCTTTTATGTTGGTTCTTTTCTGGTATTTGATGAAGAAAAGAGATAGTCGGTAA
- a CDS encoding ketopantoate reductase family protein, with translation MKILVVGLGVIGTSYGYLFQKAGHEVQHLLREDSPKRSLTSLSVQVLDGRQDKQGRAFKDTYQIKPCNQKDYDFIFVSVAKGQVGDVIDDLDRLAITGSLILACGIWQTRAELDQDLGNHDYILGYPVAGGNLIENCLTFCLFDHFMLESEEKSKLSNYQQLVQVFDDCQIKLEVPDDMLEWIWLHMAINAGVIAVVASSARTGEGKAIAENLMDSRKLLAQAVRCIRETLTIAEAKGVNLKNYGKEIWIYRMPICLSSRLMKRLFAKNLLSRKIMSLHSNLPDLLFICQKFFDLGKKKEIPAPNFNQAYLTFWDKLKYLENEEL, from the coding sequence ATGAAAATATTAGTAGTCGGCTTAGGCGTTATTGGGACTAGCTATGGTTACCTCTTTCAAAAGGCAGGACATGAGGTCCAGCACCTCCTGCGTGAGGACAGTCCCAAGCGATCACTGACTAGTTTGTCGGTTCAGGTCTTGGATGGCCGACAAGATAAGCAAGGACGAGCTTTCAAGGATACTTATCAAATTAAGCCTTGTAACCAAAAAGACTATGATTTTATCTTTGTTAGTGTTGCTAAGGGTCAGGTCGGGGATGTTATTGACGACCTTGACCGTCTGGCTATCACAGGAAGCTTGATTTTAGCCTGTGGGATCTGGCAAACAAGGGCTGAGTTGGATCAAGACTTGGGTAATCACGATTATATTTTGGGCTATCCAGTTGCAGGTGGGAATTTGATTGAAAATTGCCTGACCTTCTGCCTTTTTGATCATTTTATGCTGGAATCTGAAGAAAAATCTAAGCTTTCAAATTATCAGCAATTGGTTCAAGTCTTTGATGACTGTCAGATTAAACTAGAAGTGCCTGATGATATGCTGGAATGGATTTGGTTACACATGGCCATCAATGCCGGTGTTATTGCAGTAGTGGCTAGTTCTGCTAGAACGGGTGAGGGTAAGGCGATAGCAGAAAATTTGATGGATTCGAGGAAGCTGCTGGCTCAGGCTGTCAGATGTATTCGAGAAACACTAACCATAGCAGAAGCTAAGGGAGTGAATCTGAAAAATTACGGCAAGGAGATATGGATTTATCGTATGCCCATCTGCTTATCCTCTCGCTTGATGAAGAGGCTATTTGCCAAGAACCTCTTGAGTCGCAAGATTATGTCCCTGCACAGCAATCTGCCTGATCTCCTTTTTATCTGTCAAAAATTCTTTGACCTGGGGAAAAAAAAGGAGATTCCTGCCCCAAACTTTAATCAAGCCTATCTTACCTTCTGGGATAAGCTGAAATATCTGGAAAATGAAGAACTCTGA
- a CDS encoding TetR/AcrR family transcriptional regulator — MGKKFSTKQQNDIRQKLINIFEERLREGRPNKITIDNLVKEAGIAKGSFYHFFPSKEMLFVAVTNQEQERILKKAQKISKLGGTSEKEKLKKILFIIIKEIKTHPWLQNLSGPEFEQMIQRLPQNLQAKLLNEDKLALKRLLKDLVLSPKLPLDDLLVSIEIILASASHAEDFGRHYDRAVKTMINGLVDTFFDERKDYE, encoded by the coding sequence ATGGGAAAAAAGTTTTCAACCAAACAACAAAACGACATCCGCCAAAAACTGATAAACATTTTTGAAGAAAGGTTGCGAGAGGGACGTCCCAACAAAATCACCATTGACAATTTGGTCAAAGAGGCTGGCATCGCAAAGGGGAGCTTCTACCACTTCTTTCCTTCTAAGGAAATGCTCTTTGTTGCGGTCACCAATCAAGAACAAGAAAGGATTCTCAAGAAGGCCCAGAAAATAAGTAAGCTAGGAGGAACTTCTGAAAAAGAGAAGCTTAAAAAAATTCTCTTCATCATCATAAAGGAAATTAAAACCCACCCTTGGTTGCAGAATCTATCAGGTCCAGAATTTGAGCAAATGATTCAGCGTCTCCCCCAGAACTTACAAGCCAAGCTATTAAACGAGGATAAATTAGCTCTCAAAAGACTTTTAAAAGACTTGGTGCTGAGCCCCAAGCTTCCTCTTGATGACCTCCTTGTCAGCATCGAAATCATCCTAGCCTCGGCCAGTCACGCAGAAGACTTTGGCCGCCACTATGACCGAGCGGTCAAAACCATGATTAACGGTTTAGTTGACACCTTCTTTGATGAAAGGAAAGACTATGAATAA
- a CDS encoding YkgJ family cysteine cluster protein, producing the protein MVIDIEHYKDLAQQKQKEHRKFLASLKKKAPKNLDKLVQEIHTEVFEEIDCRQCANCCKSLGPLFTEADIERISKAFRMKLSVFEGTYLRTDEDGDKVFQSMPCPFLGKDNLCSIYEMRPKACREFPHTDRKKIYQINHLTIQNTLICPAAYLFVEKLKERLG; encoded by the coding sequence ATGGTAATTGACATTGAACACTATAAAGATTTGGCTCAGCAAAAGCAAAAGGAGCACCGTAAGTTTTTGGCCAGCTTGAAAAAGAAGGCTCCCAAGAATTTGGATAAGCTGGTTCAGGAGATTCATACTGAGGTCTTTGAGGAAATTGACTGTAGGCAGTGTGCCAACTGTTGTAAGAGCTTGGGTCCACTCTTTACCGAGGCTGATATTGAGCGGATTTCCAAGGCTTTTCGGATGAAACTGTCGGTTTTTGAAGGCACCTACCTACGGACTGATGAGGATGGGGACAAGGTTTTTCAGTCCATGCCCTGTCCTTTCTTAGGGAAGGATAATCTCTGCTCCATTTATGAAATGCGCCCCAAGGCCTGTCGAGAATTTCCTCATACCGACCGCAAGAAGATTTATCAAATCAACCACCTGACCATCCAGAATACCTTGATTTGCCCCGCTGCCTATCTTTTTGTGGAAAAGCTCAAAGAGCGGTTGGGTTAG